Proteins from a genomic interval of Paenibacillus sp. RC334:
- a CDS encoding M4 family metallopeptidase, translated as MKKVWVSLLGGAMLLGSVASGASAESSVSEPNQLTPTFHAEQWKAPSSLSGDDIVWSYLNRQKKTLLGADSTSVRDQFRIIDRTSDKSGVSHYRLKQYVNGIPVYGAEQTIHVDKSGEVTSYLGAVITEDQQQEATEGTTPKISATKAVYTAYEEAATRIQALPSFDDTISKDAKEQSSVSKDTYTEAANNEQTTYIDKDKLSLEKAADLKDSKIEAVEAQSSIAKIANLQPEVDPKAELYFYPTGDTTRLVYVTEVNILEPAPLRTRYIIDANDGKIVFQYDIINEATGTGKGVLGDTKSFNTTQSGSSYQLKDTTRGNGIVTYTASNRQTIPGTLLTDADNVWNDPAGVDAHAYAAKTYDYYKDKFGRNSIDGRGLQLRSTVHYGSRYNNAFWNGSQMTYGDGDGTTFIAFSGDPDVVGHELTHGVTEYTSNLDYYGESGALNESFSDIIGNDIQRKNWLVGDDIYTPSIAGDALRSMSNPTLYDQPDHYSNLYKGSSDNGGVHTNSGIINKAYYLLAQGGTFHNVTVSGIGRDAAVQIYYSAFTNYLTSTSNFSNTRAAVVQAAKDLYGANSAQATAAAKSFDAVGVN; from the coding sequence ATGAAAAAAGTATGGGTTTCGCTTCTTGGAGGAGCTATGTTATTAGGGTCGGTAGCGTCTGGTGCATCTGCGGAAAGTTCCGTTTCGGAGCCAAATCAGCTTACGCCAACCTTCCACGCCGAGCAATGGAAGGCCCCTTCATCGTTATCAGGTGATGACATTGTATGGAGTTATTTGAATCGACAAAAGAAAACGCTGCTAGGTGCGGACAGCACCAGTGTCCGTGATCAATTTCGCATTATTGATCGCACGAGCGACAAATCTGGTGTAAGTCATTATCGGCTGAAACAGTATGTGAACGGGATTCCCGTATATGGAGCTGAACAGACAATTCATGTGGACAAGTCTGGTGAAGTCACCTCTTATCTGGGAGCCGTGATTACTGAGGATCAGCAGCAAGAAGCTACGGAAGGTACAACTCCGAAAATCAGCGCTACCAAGGCCGTATATACCGCTTATGAAGAAGCCGCTACACGGATTCAAGCCCTCCCTTCCTTCGACGATACGATCTCTAAAGATGCTAAGGAGCAAAGCAGTGTAAGTAAAGACACTTACACGGAAGCTGCTAACAACGAACAAACCACCTATATTGATAAAGACAAGCTGAGTCTTGAAAAAGCTGCTGATTTGAAGGACAGCAAAATTGAAGCTGTAGAAGCACAAAGTTCCATCGCTAAAATCGCCAATTTACAGCCTGAAGTAGATCCTAAAGCTGAGCTGTACTTCTATCCTACTGGCGATACGACGCGTCTGGTTTATGTAACAGAAGTTAATATTTTGGAGCCTGCGCCGCTGCGTACACGCTACATCATTGATGCCAATGATGGCAAGATCGTATTCCAGTATGACATCATTAATGAAGCGACGGGCACAGGTAAAGGTGTGCTTGGTGATACCAAGTCGTTCAACACTACGCAGTCCGGAAGCAGTTATCAGTTAAAAGACACAACACGCGGTAACGGAATCGTGACCTACACGGCCTCCAATCGTCAGACCATTCCAGGTACGCTCCTGACGGATGCCGATAACGTTTGGAATGATCCAGCCGGCGTAGATGCTCATGCTTATGCGGCCAAAACATATGATTACTATAAGGACAAATTCGGACGCAACAGTATTGACGGACGTGGCCTGCAACTCCGTTCGACGGTCCATTACGGCAGCCGCTACAACAACGCCTTCTGGAACGGCTCCCAAATGACTTATGGAGACGGGGACGGTACCACATTTATCGCTTTCAGTGGTGATCCTGATGTAGTTGGTCATGAACTCACGCACGGTGTTACAGAGTATACTTCGAATTTGGATTATTACGGGGAATCCGGTGCGTTGAACGAGTCCTTCTCGGACATCATCGGCAATGACATCCAGCGTAAAAACTGGCTTGTAGGCGATGATATTTATACGCCAAGCATTGCGGGTGATGCTCTGCGCTCTATGTCTAACCCTACCCTGTACGATCAACCAGACCACTATTCCAACTTGTATAAAGGCAGCTCTGATAACGGTGGCGTTCATACCAACAGCGGCATTATTAATAAAGCATATTATCTGTTGGCACAAGGTGGTACCTTCCATAACGTAACTGTAAGTGGAATTGGTCGTGACGCAGCTGTCCAAATTTACTATAGTGCCTTTACGAACTACCTGACTTCTACTTCCAACTTCTCCAATACACGCGCCGCTGTGGTGCAGGCAGCAAAAGACCTTTACGGTGCGAATTCAGCGCAAGCAACCGCAGCCGCCAAATCTTTTGACGCTGTAGGAGTTAACTAA
- a CDS encoding WIAG-tail domain, giving the protein MNHRMNHNSKDKRTARRNPSNAVPSPRIDKNKTSSVSGKPIQRETASVKPMVDIHAPAHDPITVDEAAWRKHKLPKTLEEAMLMNRASVLLLSVPEADTEHNTEEGISSIAYRGQSEQESLLDCSITSIHIAEGRHRLKQQRVALSADKPAAAFTDDDEPPLNVTYDDGLLREHTFNSRVASTRFGSIPFYIPAEADRDDVSIVFEQPFQDVRYAITGNASMPGVIVSVTNCQRDSAVFTVERRHAGSVCEGLILWIAIGHD; this is encoded by the coding sequence ATGAACCATCGTATGAACCATAATAGTAAGGATAAAAGAACAGCGCGGCGTAACCCTTCCAACGCGGTTCCCTCCCCTCGAATAGACAAAAATAAAACGTCTTCCGTATCCGGCAAACCGATCCAGCGGGAAACGGCAAGTGTAAAGCCAATGGTGGATATCCATGCTCCAGCTCATGACCCTATCACTGTGGATGAAGCAGCATGGCGGAAGCATAAGCTTCCCAAGACACTGGAGGAAGCCATGCTGATGAACCGGGCGTCTGTACTGCTGCTGTCTGTGCCTGAGGCAGATACGGAACATAATACAGAAGAAGGCATATCGTCTATAGCATACAGAGGTCAGTCAGAGCAGGAATCGTTGCTGGATTGCTCCATTACCAGTATTCACATTGCTGAAGGCAGGCATCGCCTCAAGCAGCAGCGGGTAGCGTTGTCCGCTGACAAGCCTGCTGCTGCTTTTACGGATGATGACGAACCTCCGCTTAACGTGACTTATGATGACGGGCTTCTTCGTGAGCATACATTTAATTCAAGAGTGGCCTCAACACGGTTTGGCAGCATTCCTTTTTACATTCCCGCAGAAGCGGACAGGGATGATGTGAGCATTGTGTTTGAGCAGCCATTCCAGGATGTACGTTATGCAATCACAGGTAATGCGAGCATGCCTGGGGTAATAGTATCTGTAACGAATTGTCAGAGAGATTCGGCGGTGTTCACTGTGGAACGCAGACATGCAGGTTCGGTTTGTGAAGGTTTGATTCTGTGGATTGCAATCGGGCACGATTAA
- a CDS encoding M4 family metallopeptidase, translated as MKKVWVSLLGGAMLLGAVAPGASAAENSVPDPTQLTPTFHAEQWKAPSSVSGDNIVWSYLNRQKKTLLGADSTSVREQFRIIDRTSDKSGVNHYRLKQYVNGVPVYGAEQTIHVNKSGKVTSYLGAVISEDQQQDATEDTTPKISATQAVYTAYEEAAIRIQSYPSVTDNVTEGSQDQGSVSKDTYREASNNEISIPEQISIAKIANLEPSVEPNAELYIYPDGETTRLVYVTEVNILEPAPLRTRYFIDAKDGKIVFQYDILNYATGNGRGVDGVMKSFTTTASGNGYQLKDSTRSNGIVTYTAANRQTTPGTILTDADNVWDDPAAVDAHAYAIRTYDYYKNKFGRNSIDGRGMQIRSTVHYGKKYNNAFWNGSQMTYGDGDGKLFTFFSGDPDVVGHELTHGVTEFTSNLEYYGESGALNEAFSDIMGNDMDGSNWLLGDGIYTPNIPGDALRSLSDPAKYGQPDHYSNFYPDPNNDDEGGVHTNSGIINKAYYLLAQGGTSHGVTVTGIGREAAVYIYYNAFTNYLTSTSNFSNARAAVIQAAKDFYGTDSLAVTSAIQSFDAVGIK; from the coding sequence ATGAAAAAAGTATGGGTTTCACTTCTTGGAGGAGCTATGTTATTAGGGGCTGTAGCACCTGGTGCCTCAGCAGCGGAGAATTCTGTTCCCGATCCTACTCAGCTTACACCAACCTTTCACGCAGAACAATGGAAGGCTCCTTCATCCGTATCGGGTGACAATATTGTATGGAGTTATTTGAATCGACAAAAGAAAACGCTGCTAGGTGCAGACAGCACCAGTGTCCGTGAGCAATTTCGCATTATTGATCGCACGAGCGACAAATCCGGTGTAAACCATTATCGATTGAAGCAATATGTAAACGGGGTTCCCGTATATGGAGCTGAGCAGACCATCCATGTGAATAAGTCAGGTAAAGTCACCTCTTATCTGGGCGCCGTCATTTCGGAGGATCAACAACAAGATGCCACTGAAGACACCACTCCAAAAATTAGCGCTACCCAGGCCGTCTATACCGCGTATGAAGAAGCCGCTATACGGATTCAATCCTACCCTTCCGTCACCGATAACGTTACTGAGGGTAGTCAGGATCAAGGCAGTGTAAGTAAAGACACTTACAGAGAAGCATCTAACAACGAAATATCCATCCCGGAACAAATTTCCATTGCCAAAATCGCCAATCTGGAGCCAAGTGTAGAACCTAATGCAGAACTGTACATCTATCCTGACGGTGAGACTACACGGCTGGTTTATGTGACAGAGGTTAATATTCTGGAGCCTGCACCTTTGCGTACACGCTACTTTATTGATGCCAAAGACGGAAAAATCGTATTCCAGTATGACATCCTCAACTACGCAACGGGCAACGGCCGCGGCGTGGATGGTGTAATGAAATCGTTCACGACTACAGCTTCCGGCAACGGATATCAGTTGAAAGACTCGACACGCAGTAATGGAATCGTAACCTACACCGCTGCCAACCGTCAGACAACGCCGGGTACGATTTTGACGGATGCGGATAATGTATGGGATGATCCGGCGGCTGTTGATGCCCATGCCTACGCTATTAGAACCTACGATTATTATAAAAATAAATTTGGTCGCAACAGCATTGATGGACGTGGCATGCAAATCCGTTCGACCGTCCATTACGGCAAAAAATATAACAACGCCTTCTGGAACGGCTCTCAAATGACATACGGCGACGGCGACGGCAAATTATTTACCTTTTTCAGTGGTGATCCCGATGTCGTGGGGCATGAACTCACCCACGGTGTCACAGAGTTCACCTCCAATCTGGAGTATTACGGTGAATCAGGTGCGCTGAATGAAGCCTTCTCAGATATTATGGGTAATGATATGGATGGCAGCAACTGGCTCCTTGGCGATGGCATTTATACGCCTAACATTCCGGGCGACGCTCTGCGCTCTCTATCCGACCCTGCAAAATATGGCCAGCCGGATCACTATTCCAATTTTTACCCTGACCCTAACAATGATGATGAAGGAGGAGTCCATACAAATAGCGGTATTATCAACAAAGCCTATTATTTGCTGGCACAAGGCGGTACATCCCATGGTGTAACGGTAACCGGTATCGGACGCGAAGCGGCTGTATACATCTACTATAATGCCTTTACGAACTATTTGACCTCTACCTCCAACTTCTCTAATGCGCGGGCTGCTGTTATACAGGCGGCCAAGGATTTCTATGGTACTGATTCGCTAGCAGTAACTAGCGCTATTCAATCCTTTGATGCTGTAGGAATCAAGTAA
- a CDS encoding M4 family metallopeptidase: protein MKKVWVSLLGGAMLLGAVAPGASAAENSVAEPTQFTPTFQTVDWKSPSSLSGDNLVWSFLNRQQKKLMSMDNSGTSAREQFRIVDRTSDKFGTQHYRLKQYVDGIPVFGAEQTIHVNKAGKITSYLGAVISEDQQADAKENTTPKISATEAVYTAYEDAATRVQSLSSSANTVSEPSEDVSSVSKDTYAEASNNEGYPSIDKDKLDLEKEAELKNSKLEAVEPASAPIAKIANLEPNVDPKAELYIYPDGDTTRLVYVTEVNILQPTLLRTRYFIDANDGKIVFKYDILNEVIGTGRGVLGDTKTFETTASGKKYQLKDATRGKGILTYNVHNTETLPGTLYTSTDNVWKDPAAVDAHAYAIRTYDYYKEKFGRDSIDGRGMAIASAVHYGEKNYNNAHWGGTHMLYGDGDGTLFAPFSSDLEIVAHELTHGVTEHSSGLVYFAESGALSESISDIIGNDIERTNWDFGKVAYTPKIKGDAIRSLSDPVKYGQVDHYSNFYPDPNNEDYGGTHINSGIINKAYYLLAQGGTFHGVKVDGIGRDAAVYIYYNAFTNYLTSTSNFSTARAAVIQAAKDSYGENSIAVISAIKSFDAVGVK from the coding sequence ATGAAAAAAGTATGGGTTTCACTTCTTGGAGGAGCTATGCTATTAGGAGCAGTAGCACCCGGAGCATCCGCAGCGGAGAATTCTGTTGCCGAGCCCACTCAGTTTACGCCAACATTTCAAACGGTAGACTGGAAATCTCCTTCATCGCTATCAGGTGACAATCTGGTCTGGAGCTTTTTAAATCGACAACAGAAAAAATTAATGAGTATGGACAACAGCGGCACCAGTGCCCGTGAGCAATTTCGGATCGTGGATCGAACCAGTGATAAATTCGGTACGCAACATTATCGCCTAAAACAGTATGTGGACGGCATCCCCGTATTTGGAGCTGAACAGACGATCCATGTGAATAAGGCTGGTAAAATTACTTCTTATCTGGGAGCTGTCATTTCAGAAGATCAGCAAGCGGACGCTAAAGAAAATACAACTCCAAAAATTAGCGCTACTGAGGCCGTATATACTGCGTATGAAGATGCAGCTACACGCGTTCAATCTCTCTCTTCCTCTGCTAATACCGTTTCTGAACCTTCCGAGGACGTTAGCAGTGTAAGTAAAGACACCTACGCAGAAGCATCTAACAACGAAGGATATCCCTCTATTGACAAGGATAAGCTGGATCTGGAAAAAGAAGCTGAACTGAAAAATAGTAAATTGGAAGCGGTAGAGCCTGCGTCTGCACCTATCGCCAAAATCGCCAATCTGGAACCAAACGTGGACCCTAAGGCAGAGTTGTACATCTATCCCGATGGAGACACAACACGTCTGGTTTATGTAACGGAAGTTAATATTTTGCAGCCTACTTTACTGCGCACACGTTACTTTATTGATGCCAATGACGGCAAAATCGTGTTCAAGTATGACATCCTCAATGAAGTAATCGGCACAGGTCGTGGTGTACTCGGGGATACCAAAACGTTCGAAACAACAGCTTCCGGTAAAAAGTACCAATTGAAGGATGCGACTCGTGGTAAAGGCATCTTAACTTACAATGTTCACAATACCGAGACGCTTCCAGGCACCCTTTATACAAGTACAGATAACGTATGGAAAGATCCGGCTGCGGTGGATGCCCATGCTTATGCCATTCGCACCTATGATTATTATAAAGAAAAATTTGGACGCGACAGCATCGACGGACGTGGCATGGCTATTGCCTCGGCAGTCCATTACGGGGAAAAGAACTACAATAATGCCCACTGGGGCGGCACCCATATGCTATACGGAGACGGTGACGGCACGCTATTTGCCCCTTTCAGCAGCGACCTTGAAATTGTTGCTCACGAGCTGACTCACGGCGTGACCGAGCATTCATCCGGGCTGGTGTATTTCGCTGAATCTGGCGCACTGAGTGAAAGCATCTCGGATATTATCGGTAACGACATTGAGCGTACCAACTGGGATTTTGGCAAAGTCGCTTATACACCAAAAATTAAGGGTGACGCAATCCGCTCCCTTTCCGATCCTGTCAAATACGGTCAGGTAGATCACTACAGCAATTTTTATCCTGACCCGAATAACGAGGATTATGGTGGGACCCATATTAATAGCGGTATTATTAATAAAGCCTACTATCTACTGGCACAGGGCGGTACCTTTCATGGTGTCAAGGTAGATGGAATCGGACGTGATGCAGCCGTATATATTTACTATAATGCCTTTACTAATTACCTGACCTCCACTTCTAACTTCTCCACTGCACGCGCCGCCGTTATTCAGGCAGCCAAGGACAGCTATGGTGAAAATTCAATAGCAGTCATTTCTGCCATTAAGTCCTTTGACGCTGTAGGTGTGAAATAA